A genomic region of Thalassoglobus sp. JC818 contains the following coding sequences:
- a CDS encoding sulfatase, translating into MKINMGGVAALGITFLLGSLAKGEEASRPNVLFLAVDDMKDWVGCLNGYEGVVETPNIDALAERGMLFTNAHCPSPKCAPSRAAIMTGLRPSTTGLYDNGHWWYPNFPDVMTIPQCFRNNGYQVVGAGKIFHHTAGNNPPNQWDDFFRLTFRNDPWFRGATVNYPWSESGPFPEAYPWSGIAGLGHENDWGSLEIEERDYDDFLTANYAVDFLKREHEKPFFLACGLFRPHLPWYAPQRFFDLYRTEEVVLPEVAEDDLDDIPSPGKKLAADRRKDLELIRQSDKWKEAVEAYLASISFADDQIGRVLQALDKSDARDSTIVVLWSDHGWHLGEKEHWHKSTLWEEVTRVPFIIQAPGFSSGDCSKPVNLIDLFPTFIDLCSFEPVPNLDGQSLVPLLQNPQRRWDRPSVIEYHEGNAAVRSERYRLIRYADGSEELYDHNDDPKEWKNLAGSPEFATIQSELAEWLPAKWADSAPTKSAFKFDPENYTWTVKSTGDVIDGNKR; encoded by the coding sequence TTGAAGATCAACATGGGCGGTGTCGCCGCTCTCGGAATCACTTTCTTGCTCGGGAGCCTCGCAAAAGGCGAGGAAGCGTCCCGGCCGAACGTTCTGTTCCTGGCGGTCGACGACATGAAGGACTGGGTGGGCTGTTTAAACGGCTACGAAGGAGTCGTTGAGACTCCAAATATCGATGCCCTCGCAGAACGTGGCATGCTGTTTACAAATGCTCACTGCCCATCTCCCAAGTGCGCGCCATCGCGGGCCGCGATTATGACGGGGTTGCGGCCTTCGACGACCGGGCTCTACGACAATGGACACTGGTGGTATCCCAATTTTCCGGACGTGATGACGATTCCTCAATGCTTTCGAAACAACGGCTATCAAGTCGTCGGAGCAGGCAAAATCTTTCATCACACAGCTGGGAACAATCCCCCGAATCAGTGGGACGACTTTTTTCGACTGACGTTCAGGAACGATCCTTGGTTTCGCGGTGCCACGGTTAACTATCCCTGGTCTGAGTCCGGACCATTCCCCGAAGCATACCCATGGAGCGGTATCGCGGGGCTTGGACATGAGAACGACTGGGGATCGCTTGAGATCGAAGAGAGAGATTACGATGACTTTCTGACCGCAAACTATGCTGTCGACTTCCTTAAGCGAGAGCATGAGAAACCTTTCTTCCTCGCGTGCGGGCTGTTTCGACCTCATCTGCCGTGGTACGCCCCTCAGCGTTTTTTCGATTTATATCGGACTGAAGAAGTCGTTCTGCCGGAAGTCGCCGAAGATGATCTCGACGACATTCCCTCGCCTGGAAAAAAACTGGCTGCGGATCGGCGGAAAGATCTTGAGCTGATTCGCCAGAGCGACAAGTGGAAAGAAGCAGTCGAAGCATATCTGGCAAGTATTTCTTTCGCCGACGATCAAATCGGTCGCGTTCTCCAAGCACTCGATAAAAGTGACGCCCGGGACTCAACCATCGTCGTCCTCTGGTCCGATCACGGATGGCATTTAGGCGAGAAAGAGCACTGGCACAAATCGACACTCTGGGAGGAAGTGACGCGAGTACCTTTCATCATCCAAGCCCCGGGGTTCTCAAGCGGAGATTGCTCAAAACCCGTCAACTTGATCGACCTGTTCCCGACGTTCATAGATCTGTGCAGCTTCGAACCTGTTCCCAACCTCGATGGTCAAAGCCTCGTTCCATTGCTCCAAAATCCGCAAAGACGTTGGGATCGCCCGTCGGTGATTGAGTACCACGAGGGAAATGCCGCCGTCCGCAGCGAACGCTATCGATTGATTCGTTATGCAGATGGAAGCGAAGAGTTGTACGACCACAACGACGATCCCAAAGAGTGGAAAAACCTCGCTGGTTCTCCTGAATTTGCAACGATTCAATCCGAACTTGCCGAGTGGTTGCCCGCGAAATGGGCTGACTCCGCACCAACCAAATCGGCTTTCAAATTCGATCCTGAAAACTACACTTGGACAGTCAAATCGACTGGCGATGTGATCGACGGAAACAAACGATGA
- a CDS encoding nitroreductase, with amino-acid sequence MPEHDIDALIRNRRTINAFKTERPDDEAVLAALESGCWAPNHKMTEPWRFYLLGEKTISQIVELNAEMARVSKGEAAAQKKRDKWSTIPGWIVVTSLRSDDSLRDRENYAAVCCAVQNIALSLWSHGIGMKWTTGDVTRAPEIYEILQIDPSIEDIVGVLWYGFPNESPTSHRRPLQDVLKQLP; translated from the coding sequence ATGCCAGAGCACGACATCGATGCGTTGATTCGAAACCGTCGGACAATCAACGCTTTCAAGACTGAGCGCCCCGACGATGAAGCTGTTCTCGCAGCATTGGAATCGGGGTGCTGGGCTCCCAATCACAAAATGACAGAGCCCTGGCGTTTTTACCTTCTCGGAGAAAAGACAATCTCACAGATTGTTGAACTCAACGCCGAAATGGCCCGAGTGAGTAAAGGTGAAGCCGCCGCTCAGAAGAAACGGGACAAATGGTCGACCATTCCCGGGTGGATCGTTGTCACATCGCTTCGTTCTGACGACTCTCTACGAGACCGTGAAAACTATGCTGCAGTCTGCTGTGCAGTTCAGAACATCGCCCTGTCGCTTTGGTCACACGGAATCGGCATGAAATGGACGACCGGAGACGTCACTCGGGCGCCGGAGATCTACGAAATTCTACAGATCGATCCCAGCATCGAAGACATCGTCGGGGTGCTGTGGTACGGTTTTCCGAATGAGTCCCCGACGTCACATCGTCGTCCGCTTCAAGATGTCCTAAAGCAGCTTCCATGA
- the rlmB gene encoding 23S rRNA (guanosine(2251)-2'-O)-methyltransferase RlmB, protein MTTLKLMNPHSVLAALEHRPHDVLEVHASRTRSNESWKHVANVAADHGISVQEPMQRGRQRSRDESGRVGTTFAVIRPKAASSLNDLFSDSSPQGLWLMMDRLQDPHNVGAVFRSAGFFGVKGVILTQDKSAPLTGTVYDVAAGGMESVPHVIQTNLVRAIQEAKKKEMWVLGSSEHAEMPLAKVDRDRRWLLVIGGEEKGLRRLTLENCDQVCQIPPRGSVTSLNVSVAAGIMIASLS, encoded by the coding sequence ATGACCACACTGAAATTGATGAATCCGCACAGCGTGCTGGCAGCCCTCGAACATCGTCCGCACGATGTTCTTGAAGTCCACGCCAGCCGAACCCGAAGCAACGAGAGCTGGAAGCACGTCGCGAATGTCGCTGCCGATCATGGAATTTCCGTTCAGGAACCAATGCAGCGTGGGCGACAACGTTCTCGAGACGAATCAGGCCGTGTGGGGACGACGTTTGCCGTCATTCGACCCAAGGCTGCTTCTTCACTGAATGACCTGTTTTCTGATTCCAGTCCCCAAGGACTGTGGCTGATGATGGATCGTCTACAGGATCCTCATAACGTTGGAGCAGTGTTTCGGTCTGCTGGTTTCTTCGGGGTCAAAGGTGTGATTCTGACTCAGGATAAATCCGCCCCACTGACCGGAACAGTCTATGACGTCGCTGCCGGTGGCATGGAATCGGTTCCGCATGTCATTCAGACGAATCTCGTGCGCGCGATTCAGGAAGCGAAGAAGAAAGAGATGTGGGTTCTGGGAAGTTCAGAACATGCCGAGATGCCGCTGGCGAAAGTCGACCGCGACAGACGCTGGCTGCTAGTCATCGGAGGTGAAGAGAAAGGCCTGCGGCGACTCACTCTGGAAAACTGCGACCAGGTCTGCCAGATCCCCCCACGCGGTTCAGTCACTTCGCTGAATGTCTCCGTCGCTGCGGGAATCATGATCGCTTCACTCTCATAA
- a CDS encoding sulfatase — translation MNSKYSTKLLFGLVMSLCSFMLSVATAEEKPNVVFILIDDLGWNDLGCMGSDYYQTPNIDRLADRGVRFTNAYSACAVCSPTRAAILTGKYPARLLLTQWLPSGRWDREHNKMIEGRYIGELPLEEITVAEALRESGYATGYIGKWHLGTEAFYYPQHQGFDVNIAGRDYGAPGSYFYPFEGTWKIPSTGQVQVKPAPISGKEGDYLVDRLAEEAEQFIRSHSEKPFFLMLAHYAVHAPLQGKAEKVETYESVDPDNRQGNPKYAAMVESVDESVGRVLATLEELNLDSRTLVIFTSDNGGFAKATDNTPLRANKGSHYEGGIRIPAIVAWPPGQKNGSVCDVPVISTDWYPTILEATNTPLRPFQHLDGKSLLPLIESRSEKLDRQAIFWHYPHYNQHPQNFPCTIVRRGDWKLIENLETGEFELYNLNEDLGESNNLLKSNPQVASELQALLSSWKIEVGADPMRPNPEYQEPTKSKK, via the coding sequence ATGAACTCGAAATATTCGACAAAACTACTGTTCGGACTCGTCATGAGTCTGTGCAGTTTCATGCTGTCTGTAGCAACTGCTGAAGAGAAGCCGAACGTCGTTTTCATACTCATCGATGATCTCGGCTGGAACGATCTTGGCTGCATGGGGAGCGATTACTATCAAACCCCCAATATTGATCGACTCGCTGATCGGGGCGTGAGATTCACCAATGCCTATTCAGCGTGCGCGGTCTGCTCACCAACGCGGGCTGCCATCCTCACTGGAAAGTACCCTGCCCGACTCTTGCTGACTCAGTGGCTCCCGTCGGGTCGATGGGATCGGGAACACAATAAGATGATCGAAGGTCGATACATCGGCGAACTTCCTTTGGAGGAAATCACCGTCGCAGAAGCCCTTCGAGAGTCAGGTTACGCGACGGGGTATATCGGGAAGTGGCATCTCGGCACAGAAGCCTTTTATTACCCTCAACATCAAGGTTTTGATGTCAACATCGCTGGAAGAGATTACGGAGCACCGGGAAGCTACTTCTACCCATTTGAAGGGACCTGGAAGATTCCTTCGACAGGACAGGTTCAAGTCAAACCAGCTCCAATCTCCGGAAAGGAAGGCGATTATCTGGTCGACCGGCTTGCGGAAGAAGCAGAACAGTTCATTCGGAGTCATTCCGAGAAGCCTTTCTTCCTGATGCTCGCTCACTACGCCGTCCACGCACCTCTGCAAGGCAAAGCAGAGAAAGTCGAGACTTACGAAAGTGTCGATCCCGACAACAGACAAGGAAACCCGAAGTATGCTGCCATGGTCGAAAGCGTCGACGAGAGCGTGGGGAGAGTTCTGGCCACGCTTGAGGAACTCAATCTCGATAGCCGGACACTGGTGATTTTCACCAGCGATAACGGAGGATTCGCCAAGGCGACCGACAACACTCCACTTCGAGCTAATAAAGGCTCGCACTACGAAGGGGGAATTCGAATTCCCGCGATCGTTGCCTGGCCACCCGGACAAAAGAACGGTTCAGTGTGCGACGTTCCTGTGATCAGCACGGACTGGTATCCCACAATTCTCGAAGCAACCAACACTCCCTTGCGTCCATTTCAACATCTCGATGGAAAGAGCCTGCTGCCGCTCATCGAATCACGGAGTGAAAAGCTCGATCGGCAGGCCATCTTCTGGCACTACCCCCATTACAACCAACATCCGCAGAACTTCCCTTGCACGATCGTTCGCCGAGGTGACTGGAAACTCATCGAGAATCTCGAAACCGGAGAGTTCGAGTTGTACAACCTGAACGAAGACCTTGGGGAATCGAACAATTTGTTGAAATCCAATCCGCAGGTCGCCAGTGAACTGCAAGCACTTCTCTCAAGCTGGAAGATCGAAGTCGGAGCAGACCCCATGCGTCCCAACCCGGAATACCAAGAACCAACAAAATCAAAGAAGTGA
- a CDS encoding ATP-dependent 6-phosphofructokinase, with product MKVACLTGGGDCPGLNAVIRGLVRTIHNAGGETIGLLEGWRGAIEGNFVKLNPMETDEILPMGGTILGSSRTNPYKDESLVEQVVKTFKDLDLDCLVAIGGDDTLGVASKLYSDHNLPTIGCPKTIDNDLSSTDFTFGFDTCLNTVMDAVDKLRTTAESHRRVIVVEVMGRHAGWITCFSGIACSADAIMVPEQEVDLNAVCDLLKKRREDGKKYGIVMVSEGAVLKGEDLTTKDAEIDEFGHVKLGGVGSRIAKMIEKKTGIETRDVTLGHLQRGGSPSAYDRVLGTRLGIHAGRLALKKDFGKMVALKGLHIVGVPLAEAVGTMRTLYPEFLDEASEFLK from the coding sequence ATGAAAGTCGCCTGTCTAACAGGGGGTGGAGATTGCCCCGGTCTTAATGCTGTCATTCGAGGCCTCGTCCGGACAATCCACAATGCCGGCGGTGAGACGATTGGACTTCTGGAAGGTTGGAGAGGAGCGATCGAAGGCAACTTCGTTAAGCTGAATCCAATGGAAACCGATGAAATCCTCCCGATGGGTGGGACGATCCTCGGCTCTTCCCGAACCAATCCCTACAAAGACGAATCACTCGTTGAGCAAGTCGTCAAGACATTCAAAGATCTCGATCTTGACTGTCTCGTCGCAATTGGTGGCGACGACACTCTGGGTGTCGCGAGCAAGCTCTACAGTGACCACAACCTGCCAACCATCGGTTGCCCAAAAACAATCGACAACGACCTGAGCAGCACAGACTTCACTTTCGGGTTTGACACCTGTTTGAACACTGTGATGGACGCGGTCGACAAACTCCGAACAACTGCAGAGTCTCACCGACGCGTCATTGTCGTCGAAGTGATGGGACGCCACGCTGGCTGGATTACCTGCTTCTCCGGAATTGCATGTTCCGCCGACGCGATCATGGTTCCTGAGCAGGAAGTCGATCTGAACGCTGTTTGCGATCTGCTGAAGAAGCGTCGTGAAGACGGCAAAAAGTACGGAATCGTGATGGTCAGCGAAGGTGCAGTCCTCAAAGGCGAAGACCTCACGACCAAAGATGCCGAAATCGATGAGTTCGGTCATGTGAAACTTGGTGGCGTGGGATCACGTATCGCCAAGATGATCGAAAAGAAAACCGGAATCGAGACCAGAGACGTCACTCTCGGTCACCTGCAGCGAGGCGGTTCACCAAGTGCTTACGACCGAGTGCTTGGAACTCGACTCGGAATTCACGCGGGCCGATTGGCGTTGAAGAAAGACTTCGGAAAAATGGTAGCGTTGAAGGGGCTTCACATCGTGGGAGTTCCACTGGCAGAAGCTGTCGGAACAATGCGAACCCTGTATCCAGAGTTCCTCGACGAAGCGAGCGAATTCTTGAAGTAA
- a CDS encoding TatD family hydrolase — MYFIDPHVHMVSRTTDDYERMARMGCVAISEPAFWAGFDRGSVDGFRDYFEQLTGFEPKRSGWSGIQHYTWLCINAKEAENIPLAREVIAMIPEFLDRPGVLGIGEIGLNKNTPNESTIFREHLDLAAKTNELVLIHTPHLVDKYKGTRMIVDMLQERNDIPPERVCIDHVEEHTVKAALDGGFWCGMTLYPTTKCTPARAADIIEQYGDDRILVNSAGDWGPSNPLAVPDFIQEMRKRGHSEAKIRKVVYENPLQFFGQSARFHFTPPE, encoded by the coding sequence ATGTATTTCATCGATCCACATGTCCACATGGTTTCGAGGACAACCGACGATTACGAACGAATGGCGCGGATGGGATGCGTCGCGATCAGCGAACCAGCCTTCTGGGCTGGCTTCGATCGCGGCAGCGTCGACGGGTTCCGCGACTATTTCGAGCAGCTCACCGGTTTCGAACCAAAGCGTTCCGGATGGAGCGGAATTCAGCACTACACCTGGTTGTGTATCAATGCGAAAGAGGCGGAAAACATTCCTCTCGCCCGCGAAGTCATTGCGATGATCCCCGAGTTCCTGGATCGCCCGGGCGTTCTCGGAATTGGAGAAATTGGCCTCAACAAGAACACTCCTAACGAGTCGACGATTTTCCGTGAACACCTCGATCTGGCTGCCAAGACGAACGAACTCGTTCTGATTCACACTCCCCATCTTGTCGACAAGTACAAGGGGACACGCATGATCGTCGACATGCTTCAGGAGAGGAATGACATTCCTCCGGAGCGAGTTTGTATTGACCATGTCGAAGAACACACCGTCAAAGCTGCGCTCGACGGCGGATTCTGGTGCGGAATGACTTTATACCCCACCACAAAATGCACCCCTGCCCGAGCGGCGGACATCATCGAACAGTACGGAGACGACAGAATTCTCGTGAATTCGGCTGGCGATTGGGGACCGTCCAATCCGCTGGCTGTCCCGGACTTCATTCAGGAAATGCGAAAACGCGGCCACAGCGAAGCCAAAATCCGCAAAGTTGTCTACGAGAATCCTCTGCAGTTCTTCGGCCAGTCAGCGCGATTTCATTTCACGCCACCTGAGTAA
- a CDS encoding heme-binding protein, whose protein sequence is MRLALLLTVVLAFPTLLLGQDQPPAYGESISLTDAKAVMAAAEEYARSNNWPVAITIVDNAGFLVMFQRLENTQLGSVEIAIQKAKTAALFRRSTKAFEDRVAEGGVNLKLLRLPGGLPMEGGLPIIVDQKLIGAIGVSGVTSTQDGMIAQAGIDAISTLNPAQSEINHRESDKASVAGTVTLDGKPLGMGIVIFVPQSRGRPAGAITNANGAYKFSNPLEPGDYTVRISTKRDESVQPDGKVLPAQPETIPARYNSRSELTTRILEGNNEFNFDLASEN, encoded by the coding sequence ATGAGACTCGCTTTGCTGCTTACGGTCGTGCTTGCATTTCCAACTCTTCTCCTGGGACAGGATCAGCCACCTGCATACGGGGAGAGCATTTCTCTGACGGACGCCAAGGCTGTCATGGCTGCCGCAGAGGAATATGCCCGCAGCAACAACTGGCCGGTTGCCATTACAATTGTCGACAATGCCGGTTTTCTGGTGATGTTTCAACGGCTTGAAAACACGCAACTCGGCAGCGTTGAAATCGCGATACAAAAAGCGAAAACAGCTGCCTTGTTTCGCCGATCGACGAAAGCATTCGAAGATCGAGTCGCAGAAGGTGGTGTCAACCTGAAGCTTCTCAGACTTCCCGGAGGGCTTCCGATGGAAGGCGGACTTCCAATCATCGTCGACCAAAAACTCATCGGAGCAATCGGTGTTTCGGGAGTCACTTCGACTCAAGATGGAATGATCGCCCAGGCAGGAATCGACGCAATCTCTACCCTGAATCCGGCGCAATCCGAAATCAATCACAGAGAATCCGACAAGGCATCTGTTGCTGGCACAGTCACCCTCGACGGAAAACCGCTCGGCATGGGCATCGTTATCTTTGTTCCTCAGTCCCGTGGACGACCGGCGGGAGCCATCACGAATGCGAACGGAGCTTACAAGTTTTCGAATCCTCTTGAACCCGGAGACTACACTGTTCGAATCTCCACAAAACGAGACGAAAGCGTCCAACCCGATGGAAAAGTTCTGCCTGCGCAACCAGAAACGATCCCAGCACGATACAATTCTCGATCCGAACTCACAACGAGAATTCTCGAAGGCAACAATGAATTCAATTTTGACCTGGCCTCCGAAAACTGA
- a CDS encoding response regulator, with product MSSLVVTSDQQPYVTRLIDITFRPSGCEVVICSNGRSTWETIQQVTPSLLVINTDLGEMSGLDLCRMIRSHQVLRAVPIILLLDRGLLAPSDDVLAELEVSKVLTKPFNPSELRSFGLSEIMRYHKSRPTSQTRHFNN from the coding sequence ATTTCCAGCCTCGTCGTTACCAGTGATCAGCAGCCCTACGTGACACGTCTGATCGATATCACGTTTCGACCTTCCGGGTGCGAGGTCGTCATCTGTTCCAACGGGCGTTCTACCTGGGAAACGATTCAGCAAGTCACTCCAAGCTTGCTTGTCATCAATACCGACCTGGGGGAAATGAGCGGCCTCGACTTGTGCAGAATGATTCGATCACATCAAGTTCTCCGGGCAGTGCCCATCATCCTGCTCCTGGATCGCGGCCTACTGGCTCCTTCTGATGACGTGCTCGCAGAACTTGAAGTCTCCAAGGTATTGACGAAGCCTTTCAACCCATCAGAACTCCGAAGTTTTGGGTTGTCGGAGATCATGCGCTATCACAAGTCGCGACCGACATCGCAGACACGTCATTTCAATAACTAG
- the hemQ gene encoding hydrogen peroxide-dependent heme synthase, with the protein MNRPHTPAQNLPDPTIKTQEGWHCLHIYYNIDRAALAQLSQEEVTAGAKAVTELMDPMHDDAPERVQSFAVTGHRADFGMMMLDQNPLKIDRVHQRLRASVLGPALQPSYSFVSITEVSEYVPTVEQYSEKLRLAGSNAEDPAYQAKVAAYEQRLPMMNKQRLYPDFPDWPVHCFYPMNKIRHPQANWYTEPFSKRSSLMAEHATSGIKFAGRVSQLITASTGFDDWEWGVTLWSRAPEYIKEIVYTMRFDQASARYAEFGPFYVGYVMTPEKLLNHLQILR; encoded by the coding sequence ATGAATCGCCCGCACACTCCTGCCCAGAATCTCCCAGACCCAACGATCAAGACTCAGGAAGGCTGGCACTGCCTTCATATCTATTACAACATCGACCGAGCAGCCCTCGCCCAGTTGTCACAGGAAGAAGTCACAGCTGGCGCCAAGGCTGTGACAGAGCTCATGGACCCGATGCACGACGACGCTCCGGAACGCGTGCAGAGCTTTGCAGTCACCGGACATCGGGCTGACTTCGGAATGATGATGCTCGATCAGAACCCCTTGAAGATCGACCGTGTTCATCAGCGTCTCCGCGCCAGCGTGCTGGGCCCCGCTCTGCAGCCCAGCTACTCATTCGTTTCAATTACCGAAGTCTCTGAATACGTTCCGACCGTCGAACAGTATTCGGAAAAACTTCGACTTGCCGGATCGAATGCAGAAGACCCAGCCTATCAGGCGAAAGTGGCTGCCTACGAACAGCGTCTTCCGATGATGAACAAGCAGCGGCTCTATCCCGACTTTCCGGACTGGCCCGTCCACTGCTTCTACCCGATGAACAAAATCCGTCATCCTCAGGCCAACTGGTACACCGAACCGTTCAGCAAGCGGTCCTCGCTCATGGCGGAGCATGCAACGTCGGGGATCAAGTTCGCGGGAAGGGTCTCGCAGTTGATCACTGCCTCGACCGGCTTCGACGACTGGGAGTGGGGAGTGACGCTCTGGAGCCGCGCTCCTGAGTACATCAAGGAAATCGTTTACACCATGCGATTCGATCAAGCGTCCGCCCGATATGCCGAGTTCGGACCGTTTTACGTCGGCTATGTCATGACTCCGGAAAAGCTTCTGAATCATCTTCAGATTTTGCGATAA
- the accB gene encoding acetyl-CoA carboxylase biotin carboxyl carrier protein — protein sequence MARDANAEADELNIDGLRQVMELMEKHDVTELKLEQGTAKYVLRRGGHEFSGALAPPAPVFAAPAAPAAPAAATPPAAASSAPAAAPAADEGLVEIKSPTVGTFYQSPSPGEPVFVKVGDHVTKDSIVCIVEAMKVFNQIPAEVSGTIVKVLLKDSDSVEYGQPLFLVKPD from the coding sequence ATGGCTCGCGACGCGAACGCCGAAGCAGACGAACTGAACATTGATGGGCTTCGTCAGGTCATGGAACTGATGGAGAAACACGACGTTACCGAGCTGAAACTGGAACAGGGAACGGCAAAATACGTTCTGCGTCGTGGAGGCCACGAATTCAGCGGCGCGCTTGCACCGCCCGCTCCTGTTTTCGCCGCACCAGCCGCTCCTGCTGCCCCAGCAGCAGCAACTCCGCCTGCAGCTGCAAGTTCCGCTCCAGCCGCTGCTCCGGCGGCGGATGAAGGATTAGTTGAGATCAAAAGCCCCACTGTGGGGACGTTCTATCAGTCTCCGTCTCCTGGCGAACCAGTTTTCGTCAAAGTCGGGGATCACGTGACCAAAGACTCGATCGTCTGCATCGTGGAAGCGATGAAGGTCTTCAATCAGATTCCGGCTGAGGTTTCGGGGACCATCGTCAAGGTGCTGTTGAAGGACAGCGATTCCGTCGAATACGGACAGCCATTGTTCCTCGTTAAGCCAGATTGA
- the accC gene encoding acetyl-CoA carboxylase biotin carboxylase subunit: protein MFQRILVANRGEIALRVIRACQELGIGTVAVFSEADRGAHYLDLADEAICIGPANSSESYLKIEHIIAAAELSEAQAIHPGYGFLAENYNFAEQCRDSGIEFIGPPQDAMRKLGDKVEARKIAMEAEVPVVPGSDGLINSEEEAVRVANEIGYPVLIKATAGGGGKGIRPATDEKSLRTELKAAAAEAEKAFKNAGVYIEKFVQKPRHVEVQVLADQHGNAVHLWERDCTMQRKHQKLIEESPAPKLPENVRQEMCEAATRLVRTSGYFNAGTVEFIVDQDNNFYFIEVNARIQVEHPVTEMVTGIDLIRQQILVAAGEKLSFTQDDITSTGCSIEVRINAEDPEQGFRGCPGTITDLIIPGGLGVRFDSHVYTGYRISPHYDSMIGKLIVYKPTREEAIACMLRALNEFRIDGPGIKTTIPLAKKILMHSVFRNAEGDTKFVERTW, encoded by the coding sequence ATGTTTCAGAGGATTTTGGTTGCTAACCGAGGCGAAATTGCACTCCGTGTGATTCGCGCCTGTCAGGAACTTGGGATCGGGACTGTTGCCGTTTTCAGCGAAGCAGATCGCGGCGCTCATTACCTCGATTTGGCGGACGAGGCAATTTGCATCGGCCCAGCTAACTCTTCAGAGAGCTATCTGAAGATCGAACACATCATCGCTGCTGCTGAATTGAGCGAAGCCCAGGCGATTCATCCGGGCTACGGTTTTCTGGCTGAGAACTACAATTTCGCTGAGCAGTGCCGCGACTCTGGAATTGAGTTCATCGGACCTCCGCAGGACGCGATGCGCAAGCTGGGCGATAAGGTTGAAGCTCGCAAAATTGCGATGGAAGCTGAAGTTCCCGTCGTCCCCGGAAGTGACGGGCTGATCAACAGTGAAGAGGAAGCGGTGCGAGTGGCCAATGAAATTGGCTACCCCGTCCTCATCAAAGCGACTGCCGGTGGCGGAGGAAAAGGAATTCGGCCGGCGACCGATGAGAAGTCGCTGAGAACCGAATTGAAAGCTGCAGCTGCCGAAGCTGAAAAGGCGTTCAAAAATGCCGGGGTTTATATTGAGAAGTTCGTGCAGAAGCCGCGGCACGTTGAGGTGCAAGTTCTTGCCGATCAACACGGAAACGCCGTTCATCTGTGGGAACGCGATTGCACGATGCAGCGAAAGCATCAGAAGCTGATCGAAGAAAGCCCCGCACCAAAACTTCCCGAGAATGTTCGGCAGGAAATGTGCGAAGCGGCGACGCGTCTCGTGCGCACTTCTGGCTATTTCAACGCGGGAACAGTGGAATTCATCGTCGATCAGGACAACAACTTCTACTTCATCGAAGTGAATGCACGAATTCAGGTTGAGCATCCGGTAACGGAAATGGTCACCGGAATCGATTTGATTCGTCAGCAAATTCTCGTTGCAGCAGGTGAAAAGTTAAGCTTCACACAGGACGATATCACGTCAACAGGATGCTCGATCGAGGTTCGGATCAATGCTGAAGATCCTGAACAAGGTTTTCGAGGTTGTCCTGGAACAATTACCGATCTGATTATCCCCGGTGGACTCGGAGTCCGCTTCGATTCACATGTGTATACTGGCTATCGCATTAGTCCGCATTACGATTCGATGATCGGAAAACTTATTGTGTACAAGCCCACACGCGAGGAGGCAATCGCGTGTATGTTGCGTGCTCTCAATGAGTTTCGGATCGATGGTCCCGGAATTAAGACCACGATTCCTCTCGCAAAGAAAATCCTGATGCACTCAGTCTTTCGCAATGCGGAAGGGGATACGAAGTTCGTGGAACGCACCTGGTAG